GTTTGTTCTTTTACAAGACAAAAGAGTAATTAATCCAAAAAAAATAATTAATTGTTTCATAAATATGAATTGATTTTGATTCCATAGAGCCAAATTATACTTTAAGAAGTAATATATAGAAAATTTTTCTTTATTTCGATATTGGTCAAATTTCGGGCTCATGATCATTTTTTTCTTTGTCTTTATTCGCCCCAATCCATAAGTCGTGTTGAATTGGGAAATCAACCCAACATTCTTATATATTATTGACCCCTATAAAAGTTTGGAAATTGATATGGAGGAATTGTTCAAAGATTTTCAAGTGAAGTAGGTTATAAAAAGAACTTAAATTTTCTTGTTCAAATTCAACTTATTCCTATTATAAATCAAATTTCTTTTAATCATTTTTTGAATTTGATCATCTGTGAAGCCCAATATTTTTAAATAAGAACATTCAAATATCATTTTAAGCACTGCGATAAAATATGGATATTCCTCAGAAGTAATTGCCGCCTCTTCAGAATTCTTATGATTGTGGGCTAAATAGTTCCTATGCTTGGTTACTTTGCGGACAAAATCATCTTTATCATTAATATACGTGTCAAATAATATTCCTCCCTTTTGAATTAAATCTCTCAGCCTTGAAGCAAAAGAAGGGTTCGAAAAATGGCTCAAACACTCATTTAATCTTTGTTCGAATTCAGGTGAAAAATTTTCTTTGATTGCTTTTTTCTTTTCTGTTTTGAATTTTTCATTTTCTTCTCTGGTATACAGATTAAAATCAAAGTATGTATTGTGAAGCGTTTCAACTGCAAAAACCATATTTAGGAATAATTGGATACGGAAGGAAAGTTTAAATAGGCTAATTGCATGTATAAAGCTGACACGCTTTTATTTAATTCTTCGTTTTCAAGCCATGATTGAAATAATTTTGGAAGATTATCTTTTATCTCTTCATAATTTAATAAAACTTCGTAAGGTCTGATTTCCTCACCAATAGACTTAGCCTGTTGTTTAAATAAGACTACAAATTCCACCATCTTATCTTTATCATCTCTTGTAAATAAATTAATAGATTCAAAAGAAATCACGGGAAAGGAAAGGAAGGTAAAAAAATCTCTTATGTAGTTTATTTTGTCCAATGCATCCGAAAATATAAGCCCTTCCTTGAATTTGACATTTAGTGCTATTTTCTGCCGCAATGTAATTTCTTCACCACCCAAACCACTAAACCCCTTTGCAAAAAAGAAATAGGCATTTATTTTTTCATTGTCGATTACCTCAACAGTCTTATCATTTTTAAAATCGAAATTAATATAAGATTTGGCGAAGTCAGATTGAACGAACTGGTTTGATTCACCAAAGAAACTGTGAAAGAAATTTGTTGTGAAATTAAAAGTATTAATTCCCATCTGATCAATAGCCATATAGCCTCTATGGTTTACTAAAACATAGTCAGGTTGTAATTCTGTATAAACCCAATTATTAGAGCCCAGTTCATTACCAAAAGAATTCACAATACTATAATGATGCCCTTCTCGACCGACTCCATAAATGAAAGGGATGGTAAATCCAGTCTTAGAATTTAAGATACTTCTATTACCAAAAAAGCTACCTTCAATAGTTAATTGCAATCCTTTGTATTTTTTAAATGATAACTCACCAAAAAATTCTTCAACATCTTCTGGGTATTCAACAGGTAGCCACCACTTACCTTTAATCGTAAAATCTTCTATTAAATTCATAGGTCTTAGTTTTTAAATTTTCTTATGGATTAGATTTCAGGTTCAAAATTATCTTTCTCTTTATCCTTATTTGGAGTCTCCTCCTTTATTGGATTTCTAGCTGACTTTTGGAAATCAAATCGAGCATCTATGTCATCAATTGTTTTTGAATGGCTGGGGGCTTCATGGGGAAGCGCATTTTTATCAAGAAATTTTTTAAATATTTTTTCAGACGTAAGCTCAAACTCGATATGTTCAAAAATTTGAGCCTTAATATTTTCAGGAAAATTTTCAATCTCAATTTTACATGACTTTCTCATGCTTTCAATTGATTTGTCGATTTTATCGACCTCCTGTTGATAGGTCACATTGTTAAATAATTTTGTTCCTGAAGGGGTAAAGTCTAAAGTAAGATTTCCTATTTCTCTCAGTTTAATTTTATCCTTTTCAAGCTTTAAAATATCCTTTTGAGTTTGCTCCAGTTTATCCTCAACGAATTGAGGTAAAGAGATTTTGTTTTCCATTTCGGGGTTGAGTTTTTTTTCGCTTTATGCTAAAATATGAAAAAAAAGAGGTGTTGAATAATGGAAACACAGCAAATAAAAGCTTGTAACAGAAATGAAAATTTATCGGATAAATATTTAATGTATTCCGATCACGCCAGACATATCGTGAAAACAATTCTTGGCTTCACACCTAATTACAAGGTGCTGGCTCAATTTGAACCGCAAATAAGGGAAATCTTCAGGGTGCATGTAGAAGGCAAAATTACACATGCCCAATATGTTGATCTTGCCTATGATTATTGTGTTGAGCTTCGCAATCGATCGATGGAATACCACGGTTGGCACAAGGAGGAACATACGAGCGAACTGCTAGAAAGATACGCAACAGAACGGATGCCATTTATTTCAATTGCAAGAGAAAGATTTAAAAGGTTTCTTGATTATTATCCCGACGTGAAATTTTCTCTTATTCCTGAATTAGTAATGCGAGAAATGTTTTCAACTTACGATTTCTTATATCTAGAAAGAGAAATTATCAATATAGATTATTGGCTACTTTCGCATATCAAATATCATGAAGTTTATGATAGAGAAGGAAAAGAAGCTGCAGATCAATCACCTCTTATAAAGGGCTATTTAATTGCCCAAAAGAAAATTTAATTTTTGAAAACGTTCTTTGGGTCTATCAACAAAATTGAATGAAGATAGCCATTGTCTGTTACAGCTTTGATATACACTTCCGGCTGATTAAATTTTGGATTGGAAATTTCAAGATCAGCAAAAAGTTTTCCGTCTTTAATTGTCGTGTTTGCGTATCCTGCTACTTGCCAATATAATCCATCATGAAAACATACTGTAACTCTTGGATATACGCTTTTATCTTCTGTGTTGAGGTTCTTAATAAACTCATTTTTTAAAGTGACCATAAAAATTTAATTTGGTTAGTGTCTTAAAGATACGATTTTAACGCTTTGAGGTAAGTTTCTGTTGTTTTAAGACTAGAATGACCAAGCATTGCGCTTATTGCAACTAATGGAACTTGTTGGAACATTGCTTGGGTCGCAAAAGAATGACGGCTTACATAACTTGTAAGGTTTTGTTCGATACCGCAAAGTTTAGCAACAATCGTCAAGAGCGTGACAAACTTTTTCAATTAGGTCACCATGTTTTACAAACAACGGTATTAGCAGAAAAAGGTTATAAAAGCTATGATAAACTTCCAGACTTTACCTTGACGAAAAATTCAATTAGAAGCATTGAATCGGCTTATCATGTTTCCGAAAATACATCGACGATTCTGAAAATTGAAAATTTGGCTAATATTCAAGACTATTTTTTAGAAAACAAAATACCATTTGACAGGGTTTTTGATCTTAGATATAAGAAAAATATTAAGGAATATAGGAAATGGATAAATTCTCTTTCAATAAGTACGGACACAAAGCAAATAACAAAAGAGTATTTAGACGAAGTTGCAGGGAAGAATAAATTTTTTGAAAGTACCGGAGGAAAATTTATTCGAAATATTGCAATGCTTGGCGTAGGAACTGGTTTAGGAGCAACACTCGCTGGCATTGGTGGTGCAGCAGCGGGAGTAGTTGTGGGGAAAGCTGCAGAATTAGGATTGTCATTATTAGATACTTATGTATTGGATGGAATGTTGAAAGGTTGGAATCCTAGAATGTTTGTTGATGAAATAAAAGATGAAGTAAGTGGGGAAGCAACTTTAAATTCTAAATAATGGCTGCTAACATTGGGTTTTATACAAGTTGGGCGTGACCGGCAAATATCAGCCAATTGCAAATCCAGGCAACGATTCGGGCTGGACAAACAACTTTGAGCTTTAGTTTTTAATTTCAATATCAGTTTGTCAATCGGCAGCGGTTGTAGGCGGACGAATAACAATTCCCAACCTGCATAAAGCGCTGCTCGTTAGCGGTCAGGCAATAGGCGAACCACTAACCTTAACATAAAAAAATAAAAGTATAGTGTTGAATCATCTGAAATATTGTCTAAAAGAAATTATTATTGTTAAAAAAATTATTGAAATTGAAAATTCTAATTTCTTCAAAAGAAGTCTTGCTCGTTTCGTTGCTTTAAGGACAGATGATTTTATAAAATTAGCATTTTCAATAAACAAAGCGACAATTAACCAACAACTAATAAAAAACGACTTAAACGCTTTTCAAGACTTATATAAAACTCATTTTAAAACGCAACGAGATAAATTTGGTGCACATTTTCAAGAATTGGATTTTGGTTCTCGTCTAGAATTTTGGAGTCAAATTGATTACGATAAATCAAGTTTTTTTTCGTCAATCCCTATAGATATATATAACAAGTTTAATTCGCTCTCGGACTACGAAACATCTGAAATTTTATTTGGAGAAATATCAGACGAATTAAAAGAAAAAATCAAACAACTGAATTCCGAATTGGACATTGAGAAATACCCTAATTTCTCTTCCGACATTTTATCTTTAACAAGATATAATTCAGGAGGCCTAATTCCTTGTTCCAATCTACAAGTTAAAGCAGGTGTTTTAAAATCGCTTGAAATAATCATAGAGTATTCAATTGAATTGTATAAAGTTTGTTTAGTCAATGATTCTATTTCAGATATACTAAAAAAAATCATAATTACAGATGTTGTAAGTTATTGCGATAACTTTATTACAAGAACTGATGTAGCAGCAGGAGCAAAACAAGAGGAAGACGGATTGGATAAAATTCTTGATGGAACAGATTTCACAACTGCAAAAAATATAATCACCGATTTTTTATCAAGCTATAAGTTTGAAGAAAAATTAAATAAAATCCGTAATATTAGAAATAATTCTTGTGGACATGTTGATTCAAGCACTTCTATTACCTCATTGAAAACTGATTTAGATTCCTTAAGTTTTGAAGAAATAGAATCTTTTTATAGTCAATTAAAAAAGACATTCAAGAAAATATGCGGTGAAGAATTAGTTTTCAGAACATTTTGTTTAGAACCAAAAGACAGAATGTATGGCGTTCAAAAATTAGTAGGAATGCCTGTAAAACCATTTGACGAGGATTTAGTTCCCGAAACTGAATTTGATCCATTGGACGTAGATGATGTAACCAACTACAAATTTTATTTCGCCCTACTTGACGACAAAGACAGGCACGAAGAAGCCAGACATTATTTTTGGGACTGTTTTTCTCGCTCCAAGTTAGTAGAACACATAAGATATGAATCAGTTAATGGTTTATATAGAAGTTATGATTCTATTGATTATAGAGAAGCTCATAAATATTTCTACGAACTTCTAAGTTCAACCACAGAATTAGTTCAAGACAAAATAAAAGTAATACAATTATTTTTACAATGTAAGTCAGGCTACCCTAACACAATTTTGTATATTCTATTAAAAACTTATGACGGAAATAAAAACAATAGCTCTTTAAACCTTCAATACATCTATTCTTTTGGAGAACTATGCTCAACGATTGATGAAAAAGTCATTCACATTTTAAGGCGAAATTTAGACCAATCAGAGTTCTATAAATACTATCACGCTTTACTGAGCATTTACAAAATAGACATTAAGTCTCGTCAACACTTAACCCTTGATGTCAACTCAGAAGAAAGTACGTTATCAAAATTTATTAAAGAAGAAATTACTAAGTCTAATCTATTTCTGAAAGTAATAGTATCATTAGCATTCACAAGTGAACTTCAAATTTCCATTGGTAGTTTTTATTTAAAGGCATTAAAGGCGTTGTATTTGGATTATTATAGTGACGTATTTCAAAAATCAATTGTAGATTTTTTAAAACCAATCACAAAAGGCGAAAAAGACAAAAAAGACATAAATGAAATAATTAGACTTTTTGGCTTGCTTCGTTACTCTACATCACTTGCAGTTTTAGGCGATTTTTTAGTTAAAAAGAATCACAAATATGACGCTCAACAATTCAGAGCCTTATTGTATGAAGGCATTGTAAAATACGCATACAATGACAATACTGAATTACATAATTTCGGTGTTATATGCTATCAAATGAACGATATTGATTTAGCGGTTATGGTTTCTGAAAGCTTGGTGGACAAAAATCCTTCTGATTTAACCTATTACTATTTCTTACTTTCAATTTATTTGAGGAACATCAAGTACAAAGACAAATTCATAAAGACAAAAGAAAAAATACTTAAGGACTTCAAAATGGACGAAGAAGATAAGACTAAATTTGAAGTGCTAAACTATGAAGAATAATGCCCGGACCGCTAACGTGGGGTTTTATGTAAGTTGGGCAAGACATTGTAACATCAGCTAATTGCAAATCCAACTGTGGTTCGGGCTGTACAAACAACTTTGAGATTTAGTTCTTAAATTCAATTTTATAATTTCAATCAGCAGCGGTTATTGGCAGACGGAATGCTATTCCCAACCTGTAAAAGCCCTGCTCGTTAACTGCAATTGCGACAATCCCAACCATGGCGAGGTTAAAAAGTATGACAGACAAAGAGCAATATTTTTATTCACAAATAGGATTGATAACTGTAGAATTTTCAAATCTTGAAAATCATATCCGTGAGTTAATAGGATTGCTGATTAATTCTGATGATGAATTCATCAATCTATTATTGACTGAAGATAATGGCATTTATCAGAACTTAAAATTGTTGGTGAAACTTTCGAGGTATCGTCACATCGAAGAAGATAAAATACAACTTCTTCACAATACCATAGACAAACTTAGGATTAATAGGAATCTTTTCATTCATGGTTTATGGAGCAAATTTGAAGAAAATGGACAAATGACATTTGTATGCGAGGTCAAGAAAATAGAATTTAAGAAAGGCAAATATGGTGTCACTACATACATGAATAAGTTTTTCGATTTCAAAATTGAAGACTTTGAAAAAGAAATAGGTCAAATAAGAGATTGTTTAAACATTATTAAACCTCTTATAGATGAAGTCGAAAATCAAGTATAAAACTCCAGCTAGTATTGCATTGGCATTAGCGGCAAGCAAACAGCGACACCACAAAATTGAAAATTCCCATGCTATTATTTGACGAAAAGGAAAGAACACTTCAAGGTCCTGCGGGCTATAATGCGGACACATATACTTACTATAACGATAGTGCAAGGATTGACATGGCTTGTGTGCGCAATCAAATTGAAACATGGTTTGCTTTATATCCAGAACATGAAAAGGAAGAATTGAAATCAAGATTTAAAGCGACTTTCAATTTTGCTTTTTATGAGTTATTCATTTTTGCTCTTTTCACGGAATTGGGTTATTCTCTAGAAGTGCATCCTGAAATTGTGGGAACAACTAAACGCCCGGATTATTTTGCAAAAAATGATATGCGTAGCTTCTATATTGAAGTTAAGTGCTTGACAATGCTTACTCAAACTGAACAATCTTTAGAGAGAAGGAAAAATGCAGTATTAGACGTCATCAACAAAATAGATGCTTCCAACTTTTTATTGAAATTGGAGGAAATTTTTTTTAAAGAAAGTAGCCAGCCAAGTGGCAAAGAAATTATTCGCTTTTTCAACACTCATATATCTTCTTACAATCCCGATGACTATACTGAAAGCCTTATGAAACAAGGCTTTGATGGAATGCCAGAAATAATTTACGAAGATAATAAGGTTCTCATTAAGGCCAAACTTTTACCAAAATCTCCTGCTCATAGAGGTACAAAAAGTCGCTCAATCGGAACTCATCCTTCTGTGACACAAATTGGGAATGATAGTGAAGACATAAAAGATTCACTTGAAACTAAGGCAACTCGGTATGGACATTTGAATGCTCCTTACATTATTTGCTTAAACAAGCAAGGTGTCGGACTTGATGTTATAGAAGTTCAAGAAGCCCTCTACGGTTCATTACAAGTTACATGGTCGGACAACCCCGACAATCGGAATGAAAAAACTGAATTTGCAGGTAATGGTTTTTTTGGTTCAGAACAAAATCCAAAATTTACAAGAGTTTCAGGTGTGTATGTTACGAATGCAAATACAGCAAATTTAGCAACAACTGGCGAGCATGTTTTCAGACACAACCCATTTGCTAAATTCCCATTAGACTTTAAAATTGACAAGTCAATTAAGGAATTACTTCACATTGGAGAGAATTATCCATTTCCATGAGAAAATTGACAGCCACTAACATGGGGTTTGTTGCAAGTGTAGCGGGACGTTATTAGCCTTCGGCGGCAGTTCGCTGTTTGGCTTTAGTCCGAGCTTGACGGAATGCCATTTTGCTTGTGGTTTTAAACCTGTACTTTTAGTTCATCGAATCAGCAGCGACTTCGGGCAGATGGAATAGTAATGGCACACCTGCAGCAAGCGCTGTTCGTTGTGCGTCATGCTTTGGCGACAGTGCTAACTTGAACCGACATGCAGAAACTAACACAAGACATACACTAACAGACAATGGCGAAACAAAAATTTTATGTGGTATGGAAAGGACGACAGACAGGAGTTTTTGAAACCTGGGACGACTGTAAAGCACAAACCGACAAGTTTCCAAAAGCGGTTTACAAATCTTTCAAGACAAGACAATTAGCAGAACAAGCTTTCAAAGACGAGTGGTGGGATTACATAGGCAAACATATTTTTGAAAGCGACCTTACAGACGAGCAACTCAAACTAATTGGTAAGCCGATTGAGGAAAGTATTTCAGTTGACGGAGCATGGAACACTTCAACTGGTGTTGTAGAATATCAAGGAGTTCACACCACAACCAAAGAAGTAATTTTTAAAATAGGCCCGTTTGAGGACGGCACAAATAACATTGTTGAGTTTTTAGGGATTGTTCATGCACTTGCCCATTGTAAAAAGAATAGTATCAAACTTCCAATTTATTCAGACAGCAGAAATGCTATTGGTTGGGTTCGTAACAAAGAAGCAAGAACAAATCATGCCCGCAGCGATAGAAATACAAAACTTTTTGAACTGCTTGACAGAGCAATAAAATGGCTCAAAGAAAACGAGTATGAGAACGAAATTTTAAAATGGGAGACAAGGGCATGGGGTGAAAACCCTGCTGATTTTGGAAGAAAGTAACTATTAAATTTTATCTTGCTGACATAATTTAAATATGCAACCCACAGAGACTAAAACAAATTTAAGTTCGCTTAACGACAAGCAACGAGAAGCAGTTATCAGTGAAGACAAGCGACTTTTGGTTTTAGCAGGCGCAGGTTCTGGAAAGACGAAAACACTTTTGCAAAAACTTATTTACTTAATTGAGGAAAAAGGTATAAGCCCTTCAAGTATACTTGCAATCACTTTCACAAAAAACGCAACAAACGAAATGATTGACCGCTTAATCATTTCAGCTGACCAAACAGGAGAATATGAAAAACTTCTTTTTGACAAACGATTAAGCAAAACGGACAAGGATAAAGAAAGATTTCAACAACAGAGAAAATATAAATGGATCGATGGTTTAACCGTCAGAACATTTCACAGTTTCTGTTACAGCATACTTCGCAACTACGGAGTAAATGAGTTTGACAATAAGTTTCGAATAATCGGAGATGAAAAGAAAGATGAAGAAGATGAACTTTCAAAGCATGTAGCACCTGAAACAGTTTTTGAAGTAGTTCATAAACTTTTGATTGAACAATGTGAGGGCACAGAATATTTGCTTCGACTCAAACGCTATATTTTAGATTACATCATTGATAAAATACACCTCAAGAAAACAGATGGAAAGTATTTGCCGAAAGACGGCAAATACTTCACAACCCTTGATGGCACTAAAGTTCGTTCAAAGTCCGAACAGTTTATTGCTGATTGGTTTTACAGGCACAGCATTAAATATGAGTATGAACCTTTACTGAATGTAAAAGATTTTGATTTTCATCCCGACTTCTACATCCCCGATGCAAACCTTTACATTGAGCACGTAAGTGATAAAAGTTTTTCAACCAAAGACAAGGAAGAACAATTTCAAAAAGGTAACTTACTGTTAGTGAAAACTTATGAAAGCATGACAAAGGATTCTGCTTTATTCAATCACACTCTAGACAAGGTTGTAAAGAATCGTTTGCCTTCAAATTATCACAGAACAATTGCACTCACATACAAAGAGGAGTTCAATAGTTACCATGAAGATGTAAAAGATTTTGTTACACAAATCATGCGTATCACCGACATGATAAAAGTTGAGAACATTGACTTTGATTTGGTTTTAGAAAACGCAAGGAAAGACCAACATGAAAGGGTTCGGAATTATTATGAGCTGGCAATTCCAATCGTAAAAAAATATGTTCATTACTGCACTGACAAATCTTATCTTGATTTCAACGACCTGATTTCACGAAGCACTTCCCTGTTTCAGAATCATGAGGACATAGCAAACAAATACAAAAGCAAATACCAATACATTTTGGTTGACGAGTTTCAGGATGTAAATAACTTGCAGGTTGATTTAATAAAACTTTTGCTCACAGACCAAACCCAACTCTTTTGTGTTGGTGATGATTGGCAAAGCATTTATGGTTTCAGAGGTTCTAATGTGAGTTACATAGTTGACTTTGAAAACCACTTTGCAAATTCAAAGATTATCAAACTCAATTTGAATTATCGCAGTACACAAAATATTGTTGGCGCAAGTAACGAAGTAATTAAACACAACAAATTCAAGGTTGAAAAAGACATTCAAGCATCAAAAAAATCAGAACATAAAATTGTTGTTTATTCAGGCAGTACCCAAGACGAAAACATTCAGTTTTGCTTTGACAAAGTGAAAGAATTGTTAGAGGATGGGTTGTCTAACGATGATATTTTATTCCTCTACCGTAGAAGCAAAATGTATTCGCCTTACTTCTTTCGTTTCAAAAATGAGGGAATAAGAGTTCAATCAAAAACAATTCATGCGGCGAAAGGGCTTGAAGCTAAAGTTGTTTTCATAATCGGTTTGACAGAGGGCAATGGAGGTTTTCCTGACATTTGGTTAGAAGATAGAATTTTTCAAGTCATCAAAAAGGCAAATCACGATTTGCTTATGGAAGAAGAAAGGCGATTATTCTATGTTGCAATCACCAGAGCCAAAGACAAACTCTTTCTTATCACTGAAAAAGGTAATGAATCAAGTTTCTTAAAGGAAATTCCTGAAACGTTTACAGTTAAAACAAGTATTCCAATTAAGTCAGTTGTTGAGAAAGTAATTACTTGCCAAAAGTGTTATAGTCAACTTGAAAAACTTTGGATGGCTTGCCCTTACTGTGGCGAAAAAGTTAATGGGCAGACAGAGTAGCACGAACGCATAACATGGGGCTTGCCAAAATGGGCGCAGACGGAAGCCGTGTTTCAACTTTTGTTTTTCAATTTGGCTTTATATCCAGCTTGACGTTAGTAATTTAGCTTTAGAATATGTCATCAACTTTTTATCTTTATCCAGCAGCAGTTAGTCAGGGCAAAAGGAATTCTATTGTCCCCACTTCAGCAAGCCCTGCTGTTGGCAGCAATTATATGGGAGATT
The Ferruginibacter albus DNA segment above includes these coding regions:
- a CDS encoding tyrosine-type recombinase/integrase, which produces MKKFVTLLTIVAKLCGIEQNLTSYVSRHSFATQAMFQQVPLVAISAMLGHSSLKTTETYLKALKSYL
- a CDS encoding HEPN domain-containing protein, whose translation is MVFAVETLHNTYFDFNLYTREENEKFKTEKKKAIKENFSPEFEQRLNECLSHFSNPSFASRLRDLIQKGGILFDTYINDKDDFVRKVTKHRNYLAHNHKNSEEAAITSEEYPYFIAVLKMIFECSYLKILGFTDDQIQKMIKRNLIYNRNKLNLNKKI
- a CDS encoding ribonuclease H1 domain-containing protein, with translation MAKQKFYVVWKGRQTGVFETWDDCKAQTDKFPKAVYKSFKTRQLAEQAFKDEWWDYIGKHIFESDLTDEQLKLIGKPIEESISVDGAWNTSTGVVEYQGVHTTTKEVIFKIGPFEDGTNNIVEFLGIVHALAHCKKNSIKLPIYSDSRNAIGWVRNKEARTNHARSDRNTKLFELLDRAIKWLKENEYENEILKWETRAWGENPADFGRK
- a CDS encoding ATP-dependent helicase, whose protein sequence is MQPTETKTNLSSLNDKQREAVISEDKRLLVLAGAGSGKTKTLLQKLIYLIEEKGISPSSILAITFTKNATNEMIDRLIISADQTGEYEKLLFDKRLSKTDKDKERFQQQRKYKWIDGLTVRTFHSFCYSILRNYGVNEFDNKFRIIGDEKKDEEDELSKHVAPETVFEVVHKLLIEQCEGTEYLLRLKRYILDYIIDKIHLKKTDGKYLPKDGKYFTTLDGTKVRSKSEQFIADWFYRHSIKYEYEPLLNVKDFDFHPDFYIPDANLYIEHVSDKSFSTKDKEEQFQKGNLLLVKTYESMTKDSALFNHTLDKVVKNRLPSNYHRTIALTYKEEFNSYHEDVKDFVTQIMRITDMIKVENIDFDLVLENARKDQHERVRNYYELAIPIVKKYVHYCTDKSYLDFNDLISRSTSLFQNHEDIANKYKSKYQYILVDEFQDVNNLQVDLIKLLLTDQTQLFCVGDDWQSIYGFRGSNVSYIVDFENHFANSKIIKLNLNYRSTQNIVGASNEVIKHNKFKVEKDIQASKKSEHKIVVYSGSTQDENIQFCFDKVKELLEDGLSNDDILFLYRRSKMYSPYFFRFKNEGIRVQSKTIHAAKGLEAKVVFIIGLTEGNGGFPDIWLEDRIFQVIKKANHDLLMEEERRLFYVAITRAKDKLFLITEKGNESSFLKEIPETFTVKTSIPIKSVVEKVITCQKCYSQLEKLWMACPYCGEKVNGQTE
- a CDS encoding ApeA N-terminal domain 1-containing protein, which encodes MNLIEDFTIKGKWWLPVEYPEDVEEFFGELSFKKYKGLQLTIEGSFFGNRSILNSKTGFTIPFIYGVGREGHHYSIVNSFGNELGSNNWVYTELQPDYVLVNHRGYMAIDQMGINTFNFTTNFFHSFFGESNQFVQSDFAKSYINFDFKNDKTVEVIDNEKINAYFFFAKGFSGLGGEEITLRQKIALNVKFKEGLIFSDALDKINYIRDFFTFLSFPVISFESINLFTRDDKDKMVEFVVLFKQQAKSIGEEIRPYEVLLNYEEIKDNLPKLFQSWLENEELNKSVSALYMQLAYLNFPSVSNYS